tgttttagtacAGCAGGAAGCCTAAGGATTCATggaagagttcacactggggaaaagcctttcgactgtaaacagtgtggcaagtgttttagtgtagcaggaaacttaaggattcatgaaagagttcacactggggaaaagccttatgaatgtaaacattgtGGAAAGTGTTTTAGTACAGCGGGAAGCCTAAGGATTCATGCAAGAGTTCACattggggaaaagccttatgactgtaaacattgtggcaagtgttttagccgaaCAAGAGACCTAAagagacatgaaagagttcacactgcggaaaagccttatgactgtaaacagtgtggcaagtgttttagcgaaGTAGGAAATCTAAGGAGGCATGAAatagttcacactggggaaaagcctttcgaatgtaaacagtgtggaaagTGTTTTAGCCGAGCAGGAgacctaaggattcatgaaagagttcacactggggaaaagccttatgactGTAAACATTGTGGTAAGTGTTTTAGTACAGCAGGAAGCCTAAGGAGGCATGGAAGAGTTCACACTGCAGAAAAGCCTttcgaatgtaaacagtgtgacaaGTGTTTTAGTGTAGCAGGAAACTTAAGGAGACataaaagagttcacactggggaaaagccttatgaatgtaaactgtgtggcaagtgttttagtacAGCGGGAAGCCTAAGGATTCATgcaagagttcacactggggaaaagccttatgactGTAATcattgtggcaagtgttttagcaaAGTAGGAACCCTAAAGaggcatgaaagagttcacactggggaaaagccttacgaatgtaagcagtgtggcaagtgttttagcgaaGCAGGAAACTTAAGGCGCCATGAAATAGTTCACACaagggaaaagccttatgaatgtaaacagtgtggcaagtgttttagccgagcAGGAAACCTAAACAGTCATgtaagagttcacactggggaagagccttatgaatgtaaacattgtggcaagtgttttagtacAGCAGGAAGCCTTAGGATTCATggaagagttcacactggggaaaagcctttcgaatgtaaacagtgtggcaagtgttttagtgtagcaggaaacttaaggattcatgaaagagttcacactggggaaaagccttatgaatgtaaacagtgcaGTAAATGTTTTAGCGAGGCAGGAAGCTTAAAAAGTCAtcaaagagttcacactggagaaaagccttataaatgtaaatactgtggcaagtgttttagtcagCGAGGAAGTCTTAAGAAGCACAAAGACGTCCACAGTGGAAAAACGTCGCTTAAATGTGACAGTAACAAACGTCCGGTTAAACGTTTGCATTGTAAGCGTAAGAGAGCAGGAAGTAATAGAAGGGCAG
The sequence above is a segment of the Porites lutea chromosome 3, jaPorLute2.1, whole genome shotgun sequence genome. Coding sequences within it:
- the LOC140931107 gene encoding uncharacterized protein; the encoded protein is MSLKCKQCAKCFSRAGHLKNHERVHTGEKPYECKQCRKCFSEAGYLRSHEIVHTGEKSFECKQCGKCFSVAGNLRIHERVHTGEKPYECKHCGKCFSTAGSLRIHGRVHTGEKPFDCKQCGKCFSVAGNLRIHERVHTGEKPYECKHCGKCFSTAGSLRIHARVHIGEKPYDCKHCGKCFSRTRDLKRHERVHTAEKPYDCKQCGKCFSEVGNLRRHEIVHTGEKPFECKQCGKCFSRAGDLRIHERVHTGEKPYDCKHCGKCFSTAGSLRRHGRVHTAEKPFECKQCDKCFSVAGNLRRHKRVHTGEKPYECKLCGKCFSTAGSLRIHARVHTGEKPYDCNHCGKCFSKVGTLKRHERVHTGEKPYECKQCGKCFSEAGNLRRHEIVHTREKPYECKQCGKCFSRAGNLNSHVRVHTGEEPYECKHCGKCFSTAGSLRIHGRVHTGEKPFECKQCGKCFSVAGNLRIHERVHTGEKPYECKQCSKCFSEAGSLKSHQRVHTGEKPYKCKYCGKCFSQRGSLKKHKDVHSGKTSLKCDSNKRPVKRLHCKRKRAGSNRRAGFTNTTLSQRETRNSGMEDQQSGIIQKHSCWICQEVMSSESLLLQHYENHMSYVAEDVSES